A genomic stretch from Sphingobacterium sp. ML3W includes:
- a CDS encoding 1-phosphofructokinase family hexose kinase, producing MMKKTVLTITLNPSVDKSTSVQNIVPEKKLRCNPPKYEAGGGGINVSRALKRLGISSNALFTSGGKTGNMLEGLLKQEELDITPIHISSETRENFIVIDTTTNQQYRFGFPGEAFTAEEKENILAIVDQLNPIPDFVVISGSLPNDVPADFIGLLINKYKAKGSKVIVDTSGDALKVALEEGVYLLKPNAGELAALVGKEELASTDLDHAAKQIIAQGQAVLVVVSLGAQGAVLYTAAEKIQMVPPLVKIRSTVGAGDSMVAGMVSVLTREGTTEELLRMGIACGSATTMAEGTALFQKKDVDRLYDEVRKL from the coding sequence ATGATGAAAAAAACTGTATTAACCATTACATTAAACCCTTCGGTAGACAAAAGTACAAGTGTTCAAAACATTGTTCCCGAAAAGAAACTGCGCTGCAATCCCCCAAAGTATGAAGCTGGTGGTGGTGGTATTAATGTAAGCCGTGCGCTCAAACGACTTGGTATATCTTCAAACGCACTTTTTACCTCTGGAGGAAAAACGGGCAATATGTTGGAGGGATTGTTAAAACAAGAAGAACTCGATATTACACCAATCCATATCAGCAGTGAAACAAGGGAAAACTTTATTGTGATAGATACGACCACCAATCAACAATATCGATTTGGATTTCCGGGTGAAGCCTTTACAGCGGAAGAGAAGGAAAACATTTTGGCTATTGTTGACCAATTAAATCCAATACCTGATTTTGTCGTCATCAGTGGTAGCCTCCCAAATGATGTTCCCGCGGACTTTATTGGATTACTTATCAATAAATATAAAGCAAAAGGAAGCAAAGTGATCGTAGATACTTCCGGAGATGCGCTTAAAGTTGCTTTGGAGGAAGGCGTATATTTGCTGAAACCAAATGCGGGTGAATTGGCCGCTCTTGTTGGAAAAGAGGAACTGGCTAGCACAGATCTGGATCATGCCGCCAAGCAAATAATTGCACAGGGCCAAGCTGTCCTTGTTGTCGTATCTCTGGGAGCTCAGGGAGCCGTGCTGTATACCGCAGCAGAAAAAATTCAGATGGTTCCACCACTTGTAAAAATACGTAGTACTGTTGGTGCTGGAGATAGTATGGTTGCAGGTATGGTATCCGTTCTGACCAGAGAAGGCACAACCGAAGAACTGCTTCGTATGGGAATAGCTTGCGGATCGGCAACCACTATGGCCGAAGGAACCGCCCTCTTTCAAAAGAAAGATGTGGACAGACTATATGACGAAGTCAGAAAGTTATAA
- a CDS encoding YihY/virulence factor BrkB family protein — protein MDIRTKSRSKIKTYWRILKSSVAGFLNEDSMKYSASLSYYTVFSIGPILVLIIALAGIFYGEDAIEGKVFMELRGLVGYSAAKQIQEVIQNLELSGKSNMALLISSITLILGATSVFGDIQNSINKIWHVRAKPKKGWLKLIQDRLLSSSLVIGLGFLLVVTLIINGVILALTGQLQRYFPDMTVVLLDGINFALSFGIIFLLFSIIFKVLPDVNIQWRTVRAGALFTAVLFILGRYLIGIYLEHSATQDTYGAAGSFVLILLWVYYTAAILYFGAIYTREYATVMGIPIEPAQFAVHVETQEIERAGGEIPPAPLTQEEKRVEADPVDDPKT, from the coding sequence ATGGATATAAGGACTAAAAGTAGAAGTAAGATAAAGACCTACTGGCGAATTTTGAAGAGTTCAGTTGCCGGATTTTTGAATGAAGATTCAATGAAATATAGTGCTTCTTTATCTTACTATACTGTTTTTTCGATCGGCCCAATACTGGTTTTAATAATTGCGCTGGCAGGTATATTTTATGGTGAAGATGCCATCGAGGGGAAGGTCTTTATGGAACTGCGTGGCTTAGTAGGTTACAGTGCCGCCAAACAGATTCAGGAAGTTATTCAAAATCTCGAACTCTCGGGCAAATCCAACATGGCACTGCTAATTAGCAGCATAACTTTGATATTAGGAGCAACCAGTGTATTTGGAGATATCCAAAATTCAATCAATAAAATCTGGCATGTACGGGCCAAGCCGAAGAAGGGCTGGCTGAAATTGATTCAGGATCGCTTGTTGTCTTCTTCCTTAGTCATTGGTCTGGGATTTTTATTGGTTGTCACCTTGATTATCAATGGTGTAATCTTGGCCCTTACAGGACAATTGCAACGTTATTTTCCCGACATGACAGTGGTGCTGCTTGACGGAATCAACTTTGCGTTATCATTTGGTATTATATTCTTACTCTTTAGTATTATTTTTAAAGTACTTCCCGACGTCAATATTCAATGGCGGACAGTTCGTGCAGGGGCCCTATTTACAGCAGTTTTGTTTATTTTGGGTCGTTATCTGATCGGAATATATCTGGAACATTCAGCGACCCAGGACACCTATGGTGCTGCGGGATCATTTGTCTTGATTTTGCTTTGGGTGTATTATACTGCTGCTATCTTATATTTTGGAGCCATCTATACAAGAGAATATGCAACGGTGATGGGGATTCCGATCGAACCAGCTCAATTTGCCGTACATGTGGAGACTCAGGAAATCGAACGTGCTGGTGGTGAGATTCCTCCAGCTCCGTTGACACAGGAGGAGAAGCGGGTAGAGGCCGACCCAGTAGATGATCCCAAGACCTAG
- a CDS encoding response regulator transcription factor, whose translation MIKIAITDDHPLLLEGLKNIINSHEDFEVVGMYASAAELFKNIVADAPLVLLLDINLPDANGIDLVKGLKEAHKELKIVAFSVHNELAVINSILNEGADAYLQKNATGNEIITAISDVLVGKRYICEKTQVILNKKTDAGLKQVPKLTRREKEILTFVAKGLTTNQIAESLFISSHTVESHRKNLMEKFQTKSVTAAVKSAIEYGLIREA comes from the coding sequence ATGATAAAGATAGCGATTACAGACGATCACCCGCTGTTGTTGGAGGGATTAAAAAATATTATCAATTCCCACGAAGATTTTGAAGTTGTGGGTATGTATGCAAGTGCAGCAGAACTATTTAAAAACATTGTAGCAGATGCACCGCTTGTATTGTTATTGGATATCAATCTTCCCGATGCAAATGGAATAGATCTAGTCAAGGGGCTGAAAGAAGCCCATAAAGAGCTGAAAATAGTAGCCTTTAGTGTGCATAATGAATTGGCGGTTATCAATAGTATTTTGAATGAGGGGGCAGATGCTTATCTTCAAAAAAATGCCACCGGCAATGAAATCATTACCGCCATATCCGATGTTTTGGTGGGCAAGCGGTACATCTGTGAGAAAACCCAAGTTATACTCAATAAGAAAACAGATGCCGGACTGAAACAAGTTCCCAAGCTTACACGTCGTGAAAAGGAGATATTGACCTTTGTGGCCAAAGGACTGACGACCAATCAGATTGCCGAATCCCTGTTTATTAGTTCCCATACTGTGGAGAGCCATCGTAAAAACTTAATGGAAAAATTTCAGACGAAAAGTGTAACTGCGGCGGTCAAATCCGCTATAGAATATGGTTTGATACGTGAAGCTTAG
- a CDS encoding ATP-binding protein codes for MRYIRFFLKTFIICLVFLFSCCQLYAQEQLQELQKSYYNLPLGSKERFLLTGKYAQALYFANEKALASQLLNDNIQLAKNYPDKQYYAYLNCIAAMNSYNDRLFEKSRFYLEHAKSVLPIINDNGIKGYIHYCDGWIMTRQNKEDQAVSQFHKAISFLEKAPQTDANIARKLAIYKELTAIYANQRNYEFQEKYTNLLLETAKAGQNTNSLFDAYMQAGYLFEEEYRSNRTDQQLLKKAEEHYLEAYRIAKTNQKNLINPTDMAYVSVNLANLYHEFYPENGSKKAISFAQQALEIAQETGQYAISVPAYGVLADEAFKSGYRDQGKKYLQQALYNLQREPHYDYQMGLSLFSRLAEVSVEEGKYEEAFQYQKSYINVFEEAFNSDKLDKTKQLEIKYERELQNQKLMRLRLEGEKKGQQIKLMKALNDRQNQLVENLKLNELNRTQQLKVLQLERDKKEQDLQLSRLENEQRLQELDVSKQEIAFKSRMNSIYIWLFISCLIAVILLFYAYWQRSKTLKQKEHMHGLEIEKNNQQHAIKNLTAMLAGEEKERTRLARDLHDGLGGLLSSTKLGLSSISDGDTEQPSVKNGITRSIELLDDAVDELRRLAHNLMPDLIVKYGLEEALKDYAARMSQPNCQVESEFIQFESKLSVEHQISLYRIIQELVNNALKHAAASNIFIQLSVYNERLHITIEDDGKGFDTEKIDLQHSAGMHNIQSRLSFLHGDMKVISAIGEGTTIEIEMPVV; via the coding sequence ATGAGGTATATTCGTTTTTTTTTAAAAACCTTTATTATATGCTTAGTTTTTCTATTCTCTTGCTGTCAGCTGTATGCCCAAGAACAGTTGCAGGAGCTACAGAAATCATACTACAATCTTCCATTGGGGAGTAAGGAACGGTTTCTGTTGACCGGAAAATATGCGCAGGCGCTATATTTCGCCAATGAGAAAGCATTGGCAAGTCAGTTGCTCAATGATAATATTCAATTGGCCAAAAATTACCCCGACAAACAATACTATGCCTATTTAAATTGCATCGCGGCAATGAATAGTTATAACGATCGCCTCTTTGAGAAATCGCGTTTTTACCTGGAACATGCAAAGTCTGTTCTTCCCATAATCAATGATAACGGTATCAAGGGATATATTCATTATTGTGATGGCTGGATTATGACAAGACAGAATAAGGAGGATCAGGCTGTTTCCCAGTTTCATAAAGCAATTTCTTTTTTGGAAAAAGCCCCCCAGACAGATGCGAATATAGCCCGTAAATTGGCGATATATAAAGAATTGACGGCTATTTATGCCAATCAGCGGAATTACGAATTTCAGGAGAAGTACACGAACCTTTTATTGGAGACAGCGAAAGCAGGTCAGAATACGAATAGTTTATTTGATGCCTATATGCAAGCTGGTTACCTATTTGAGGAGGAATATCGGTCAAACCGAACAGATCAGCAACTTTTGAAGAAAGCCGAAGAACATTATCTGGAAGCTTACCGAATAGCAAAAACTAATCAGAAAAATCTTATTAATCCGACAGATATGGCCTATGTCTCGGTGAATCTAGCTAATCTGTATCATGAATTTTATCCGGAGAATGGTAGTAAAAAGGCGATTTCATTTGCCCAACAGGCCTTGGAAATTGCACAGGAAACAGGACAATATGCCATCTCTGTTCCAGCCTATGGTGTATTGGCTGACGAGGCATTTAAAAGCGGCTATCGGGATCAGGGCAAAAAGTATCTGCAACAAGCGCTTTACAACCTGCAGCGAGAGCCACATTATGATTATCAGATGGGATTAAGTCTTTTTAGTAGACTGGCTGAAGTGAGTGTCGAAGAGGGAAAATACGAAGAGGCATTTCAATATCAAAAAAGTTATATTAATGTTTTCGAGGAGGCATTCAACTCGGATAAATTGGATAAAACCAAACAACTTGAAATAAAATATGAACGGGAACTGCAAAACCAAAAATTAATGCGTCTTCGTTTAGAGGGGGAGAAAAAGGGACAGCAGATCAAATTGATGAAAGCGCTTAATGACCGACAGAATCAATTGGTTGAAAATTTAAAATTAAACGAACTAAACCGTACCCAACAGTTGAAAGTACTTCAGCTTGAGCGTGACAAAAAGGAACAGGACTTGCAATTAAGCCGCTTGGAGAATGAACAACGATTACAGGAACTTGATGTTTCCAAGCAGGAGATTGCCTTTAAATCACGCATGAATTCAATTTATATCTGGTTATTTATTAGCTGTTTAATCGCTGTCATCTTATTGTTTTATGCCTACTGGCAACGTTCCAAGACACTAAAGCAAAAGGAACACATGCATGGACTTGAAATCGAAAAAAATAATCAGCAACATGCCATCAAAAATCTGACGGCGATGTTGGCAGGGGAAGAGAAGGAGCGGACACGTCTGGCTAGAGACCTGCACGATGGCTTAGGAGGATTACTGTCAAGTACGAAATTGGGCTTATCCTCAATTAGCGATGGGGACACCGAACAGCCTTCAGTTAAGAATGGTATTACGCGGAGTATCGAACTGCTGGATGATGCTGTGGATGAATTGCGTCGACTTGCACATAACCTGATGCCAGACCTAATTGTCAAATATGGTCTAGAGGAAGCCTTAAAGGATTATGCCGCACGGATGAGTCAACCGAATTGTCAGGTAGAAAGTGAATTTATCCAATTTGAATCAAAATTAAGTGTAGAACATCAGATTTCCTTATATAGAATAATCCAAGAACTGGTAAACAATGCATTGAAGCATGCCGCAGCAAGCAATATCTTCATACAACTTTCTGTATATAATGAACGTTTACATATTACTATTGAAGATGATGGCAAGGGATTTGATACCGAAAAGATAGATTTACAACATTCTGCAGGCATGCACAATATACAGTCAAGACTTTCTTTTCTACATGGCGACATGAAGGTTATATCCGCCATCGGCGAAGGAACTACCATAGAAATTGAAATGCCTGTTGTTTAA
- a CDS encoding multidrug efflux SMR transporter, with protein MIKYLYLFLAIAAEIFATTFLKKSEGFTLWKPTAICIIGYIIAFYFLSITLKYLPVGISYAIWSGVGIVAITLIGMILFKQIPDTPAVIGMILIVAGVIIINVFSKMGAH; from the coding sequence ATGATAAAATATTTATACTTGTTTCTTGCTATTGCGGCAGAAATTTTCGCTACGACTTTCCTAAAGAAATCTGAGGGGTTTACCTTATGGAAACCTACCGCCATCTGTATCATTGGTTACATTATCGCTTTTTATTTCCTGAGCATCACATTGAAATACCTTCCTGTCGGAATATCCTATGCAATCTGGTCGGGGGTTGGTATTGTTGCCATTACATTGATAGGCATGATTTTGTTTAAACAGATTCCTGACACTCCAGCAGTGATCGGAATGATATTGATCGTCGCTGGGGTAATTATTATCAATGTCTTTTCAAAAATGGGTGCACATTAG